The following nucleotide sequence is from Deltaproteobacteria bacterium.
TTCCAAGTGTTAAAAGGCCAGCTACCCGGTCATCCTGGTCTTTTGCAAGTAAAACAATATAATCACCATCACTGATCATCTTTTCAAGAAAAGGTAAAATTTCCGATTCATTGATCTTGAATGGCTGATTGCATAGCTCACTGACCAGAGCTTCTACCTTTTGGATGATTTCACTAATATCTTTTTTAGTTGCTCGAAATATTTTCATTTTTTATGCATAACAACCCAGTTCACCAGCGGGTGATTTGCTAAAGTTTCAAGTTAAATCAGGCGGGCGTTTAGCCCTTCTGGGTGCACGTCTTGTTATGAATTCTTGTCATTCATGGGTTTTATGTATTTGATGTTGTATGCTAATTGAAGAATACCAATAACGAAAAATACTATTCCAAGCATTCCTGTAAATCCTGACATTTCGTCGCAATACCATCCCCATGTTATGAATATAATGCCCATTAGTATTGCAAAGGAAGGGCCAATAAACTTGCCGGTTTTCAGACCTTTTTGTGTATTAATATTGGTGGAAATAAGCCTGGCAGTATCTTTCGCTTTTTCCTCACATGTGTTTTTACAAGCAATACCGTCACCAAAATCGATAGCGCACACCGGACATATTCCTTTTAAGCAATGACGGCATACACTAACTGCATCTTGGTCTTGATGATAGAAACACTTCATTAGTTGTCCTTTCTCATAACGAGTCTGTAGAAAAACTGTTTTGACAAGGGAGGTTTATCGAGAGAGGAAGAGATTTTTCAAAGTTTTGTTAAAGATTACATTCTATAGTCAGTTTGTCAATTGCTTTGACCTTTTACATGTGTTTTATGGAGGTCATTTCAGCTTTTATGACGGTTCTTTTCCTGTCTTTTCTTCTTTTTAAGTTCCCGCCATACCAAAGTGGTAAATCTTTTTCATATTGTGGACCATACAATAGAGCTTCCACTGGATGTCTACTTTTCGTTTTCCCCTCAGGGTAAAGCGGTCCAGTCCCATCTGATGACAGATATTGGCAAAGACCGGTTCAACTGTCCCCATCCGCCGGCTGTAGAGGTAGCGGCCTCTTGCTGAATCGAACTTCTCAATCATTTTGGTCGTCCAGCTCTTTTCTCTTTCCGGTGTTCCGTCTTTAATAACAGGGACACATCCGAATGGCACTAGGTTAAGCGCTT
It contains:
- a CDS encoding transposase, with amino-acid sequence MPFGCVPVIKDGTPEREKSWTTKMIEKFDSARGRYLYSRRMGTVEPVFANICHQMGLDRFTLRGKRKVDIQWKLYCMVHNMKKIYHFGMAGT